The following DNA comes from Chitinophaga nivalis.
AGGAAATCTTTTTTACCAAACAGTTGATGGAACGTGTAGGAAGCATCTGCGTTGCCAAACATATAGGGTATGTTGGGCAGGCGGTCTTTGTATACCAGGCTGACACCACTGGCGGCTTTTCCGTCTTCGTATTTGGTCTGATTGATCAGATGCTGGTAGCTAAAGTTGGCGCCTACACGCAGTTTGTTTTTGTAGGCATATTGTACGCTGGCTTCCACTCCTTTGTTATCCACATCGCGGAGGTTCACCATTTGTTGTATGGTATAGGCAGAACCTTTAGCCAAGCTAGGCCGGATGAAGTCTTTGGAGTAGCGGTAGAGTATACCGGCGTCGATGATGAGGCGATGTACTTTATTGAACGTAGGGGAGTAGATCACGCCCAGGTTGATGTTTTCGCTGCTTTCCGGTTTCAGGTCAATGTTGCCGGTGAGGGTGTTTACGTTACCAAATAATTCGCTGCTGCCAGGTACACGGATACCATGTTCATATGACGCTCTTAACTGGAGGTCACTTTTCAGGAAGTAGGTAGAGGCCATGCCATAGCCGGTAGCAGAAAAACTGTTTTCACGCCAGTCATAGTCTTCCCGTTGCGGATTGTCTTTCCCTTTTACGTTGAGGAAGGAGCGGCTGAACTGGCGATAGTTTTTCGCGAAGGCGGTGATATTCCATTTGTCGGAATAATCAAAGCGGTAAGCCAGTCCGATGACGTTTTTACGTACAGTACGTGGCCGTTCGAGGTATACATCGCTTTCGTTGAGGAGGTCCTCACCGGTACGCCTGAACGTAGTATAGGTATTGTTGAGTACCACGGAGTGATGATCGTTGATACGGTAGCTGAGGTTACCGGAGAACATACCGTTGTTGTCTTTGTAGCGGTAGTTCATACGGCTTCTTTCCCCGCCTTTTCTGGTAGGGTCGTTGGCAGTGTGGTCTTTTACGACTTCGCCAAGCCAGTTATATTCTTTGAATACGGTATCGATGGTTTGTTCATTACCCAGGTTGTAGTTGGCGTTGACGGTGAGGCTCAGGCCTTTCAGTCCCAGATCTTTTTTGATGTATTTCAGGGAAGGAATGAGGATGTTGCCTTTCGCTAACCGTTGTCCGTATACGTCTTCCATGGTGGCGCCGTTTTGCAGCTGGGATTCGCTTTTGCCGAGGTTCACGCCCAACATGAGCTGATCGGCCCATTTCTTTTTACGAACGCCTACGCCGAGTATCAGCATTTCGTTGTGGTACCGGTCGTGGAAGCGGCGGGCACGTACTTTTTCCACGGTGCCGAAGCGGTCTACCGGTGTTTCGGATTCGATCCAGTAGTTGTTGTCGGAGTAGTTCTGATAGGCATTCACCTGGAGTACAAAGCCGGATTTGGTGTGCAGGCCGAAGTTTACGGAAGACTTATGTGTGTTGAAGGAACCAAAGGAATAGGAGGCGTCGAGGTAATTGGTACGCTGACTGTTAGTGACGATGTTCACCGCGCCGCCGAGAGCATCTGCCCCCAGTGTTACCGGTACAGCGCCTTTATATACTTCAATTCTTTCTGCGAGGTTGATGGGGATATTGTTGATACCGAAGGAGCTGCCGAAGTTATCCATGGGGATACCGTCGATGAAAAACTTTACCTGGTTGCCGCTGAAACCGTTCAGGGAGAAGTCGATATTGGAGCCGAGGCCGCCGGATTCCCGTACACGTACGCCGGGCACATAGCTAAGGGCATGGGCAATATCGAGGGTGGTGTTATGCAGTTTAACCGCGTCGATGGCCGTCACCTGATAAGCCTGGCGGGCTGCTTTCCTGGTTTCCGACATCGCTTCCACATTTACTTCTTTGATGTGTTGCGTGTGTGGGCGAAGTACGAGGTCCTGTTGCAGGGTACCGGGTGTTACTACAATGGAAAAAGGCGCATAGCCCACTGCATTGATTTGTAAGGTGATTTTTTCACCAGGCAAACCAGTGAATTGGTAGTGGCCTTTTTCATCTGCAGTGGTACCGCGTTTGGCGCCTTTCAGCAGGATGGTCACCTTGGGAACAGGTTGCCCGTTATGGTCTCTGACAGTGCCGGAAAGCGTGCCTGGTTGTTGTGCGATAACAGATCCCGGCGTAAAACAGTACAGGGATATAATCAATACAAGGGAAGTAAAAAGATGACGATACACTTATTTTTAAATTTAAAATGAGCTGTGATGTATGGGCACAGCATAGGCTGTGCCCCTGTAATGGAATGCTTGCTGTTGTTTGCGGATGCAAAGTTAAAGGAGGGTTGTCCGGCGGCTGCGATGAACGACGGAGCGTTTTCGATGAAAAAAGGAGTAATTGACCGTAAAGGCTAACGTAGCTTACTGGGCAGGATGCCGAAATGTTTTTTGAAGGCCGCAGAAAAATTGGTGGCGTCGTTGTAGCCCATCATGGCGGCTACCTGATTCACATTGTGTTCCTGGCTGAGCAATAGTTTGCGGGCTTCTTCCATTTTTACCTGATTCAGATACCCGAATACGGTGGTGCCAAAAACTTTCTTGAATGATTTCTTGAGATTAAATTCATTGGTGCCGATCTGGTGGGCCAGGTCTATCAGCGAACAGGGATTGGTAAGATTATGCAGGATGATGTCTTTTGCTTCATGCATGCGGTCAATTTCACTTTTGCGTAACCCTGTGCAGACAGGGTTTTGCGACAACATTTCATATTGCTCCAGTTGCAGCATGAGTAGTTCGATGATCCGTGCTTCGATGAGCATTTTTTTATAGGATCCTGTACGCTGATT
Coding sequences within:
- a CDS encoding TonB-dependent receptor; translation: MYRHLFTSLVLIISLYCFTPGSVIAQQPGTLSGTVRDHNGQPVPKVTILLKGAKRGTTADEKGHYQFTGLPGEKITLQINAVGYAPFSIVVTPGTLQQDLVLRPHTQHIKEVNVEAMSETRKAARQAYQVTAIDAVKLHNTTLDIAHALSYVPGVRVRESGGLGSNIDFSLNGFSGNQVKFFIDGIPMDNFGSSFGINNIPINLAERIEVYKGAVPVTLGADALGGAVNIVTNSQRTNYLDASYSFGSFNTHKSSVNFGLHTKSGFVLQVNAYQNYSDNNYWIESETPVDRFGTVEKVRARRFHDRYHNEMLILGVGVRKKKWADQLMLGVNLGKSESQLQNGATMEDVYGQRLAKGNILIPSLKYIKKDLGLKGLSLTVNANYNLGNEQTIDTVFKEYNWLGEVVKDHTANDPTRKGGERSRMNYRYKDNNGMFSGNLSYRINDHHSVVLNNTYTTFRRTGEDLLNESDVYLERPRTVRKNVIGLAYRFDYSDKWNITAFAKNYRQFSRSFLNVKGKDNPQREDYDWRENSFSATGYGMASTYFLKSDLQLRASYEHGIRVPGSSELFGNVNTLTGNIDLKPESSENINLGVIYSPTFNKVHRLIIDAGILYRYSKDFIRPSLAKGSAYTIQQMVNLRDVDNKGVEASVQYAYKNKLRVGANFSYQHLINQTKYEDGKAASGVSLVYKDRLPNIPYMFGNADASYTFHQLFGKKDFLTLNYTLQYVHAYFEGWPSLGEEETKITIPTQWNHGASLLYSFGGGKYNVNFECLNLTDALLYDHFKLQKASRAFNIKLRYFLFHQK